Proteins from one Telopea speciosissima isolate NSW1024214 ecotype Mountain lineage chromosome 1, Tspe_v1, whole genome shotgun sequence genomic window:
- the LOC122648957 gene encoding beta-1,6-galactosyltransferase GALT31A: MGLMPTTRHHKSGGGGVSTRWVSLLCISSFILGVLVVDRLWGTPDTIKPDNEGSSVEKRQEHDPGLVVNCEKKDSSLHAGDILAQVSQTHDVIMNLDKTISSLEMQLAAARAAKTGDEEGSPMVIKPGVEQLERQKVFYVMGIITAFSSRKRRDSIRETWMPQGDELRRLEKEKGIVIRFVIGHSATPGGVLDRAIDAEDEQHQDFLRLNHVEGYHELSSKTQIYFSTAVAKWDADFYIKVDDDVHVNPGMIASTLAHHRSKPRVYIGCMKSGPVLAQKGVKYHEPEYWKFGEEGNKYFRHATGQLYAISKDLATYISVNRHALHKYANEDVSLGSWFIGLDVEHVDDRSLCCGTPPDCEWKAQAGNPCAASFDWSCSGICKSVERMEEVHQRCGEGDGAIWHANF; the protein is encoded by the exons GTTATGGGGTACTCCTGATACAATTAAACCAGATAACGAAGGTTCATCTGTGGAAAAGCGTCAAGAGCATGACCCTGGACTGGTAGTTAATTGTGAAAAAAAG GACTCTTCTCTTCATGCAGGAGACATCCTCGCTCAAGTTTCCCAGACACATGATGTAATCAT GAATTTAGATAAGACGATCTCCTCCCTGGAGATGCAGCTAGCTGCAGCTAGAGCTGCCAAAACAGGCGATGAGGAAGGATCTCCAATGGTTATAAAACCAGGAGTTGAGCAACTGGAGCGCCAAAAGGTGTTTTACGTTATGGGAATCATTACTGCATTCAGCAGCAGAAAGCGCCGTGATTCAATCAGAGAAACTTGGATGCCCCAAG GAGATGAACTAAGAAGgttggagaaagagaagggaattgTTATCCGGTTTGTTATTGGCCACAG TGCAACCCCGGGTGGGGTTTTGGATCGTGCTATTGATGCAGAAGATGAGCAACATCAGGATTTTTTGAGACTG AACCACGTGGAGGGGTACCATGAATTGTCTTCAAAAACTCAAATATACTTTTCAACAGCCGTTGCGAAATGGGATGCTGATTTTTACATTAAGGTTGATGATGATGTGCACGTCAATCCTG GTATGATTGCTTCAACTTTGGCACATCATAGGTCGAAACCACGTGTTTACATTGGTTGTATGAAGTCTGGCCCTGTTCTGGCGCAAAA GGGGGTCAAGTACCATGAACCAGAATACTGGAAATTTGGTGAGGAGGGAAATAAATATTTTAGACACGCAACAGGACAATTGTATGCAATCTCCAAAGATTTGGCCACCTATATTTCAGTTAATCG GCACGCTCTTCACAAGTATGCAAATGAAGATGTTTCTCTGGGTTCTTGGTTCATTGGTCTAGATGTTGAGCATGTTGATGATCGGAGTCTATGCTGTGGAACTCCCCCAG ATTGTGAGTGGAAGGCACAAGCAGGCAACCCTTGTGCTGCATCATTTGATTGGAGCTGCAGTGGCATTTGCAAATCTGTGGAAAGGATGGAGGAGGTACATCAACGCTGCGGTGAAGGTGATGGAGCAATCTGGCATGCAAACTTCTGA